The following are from one region of the Clostridiales bacterium genome:
- a CDS encoding response regulator transcription factor, producing MAKILIIEDDPQISRLVMLDLIHEGYEAECSADGREGLEKAQLGDYDLIILDIMLPSLNGLEVLRRLRMTKNTPVIMLTARDQTIDKVMGLDMGADDYMTKPFAIEELLARIRTILKRHANHGQEIDSQDERRVGKLVINLNKHSVTYDNKPVELTRKEYDLLLYLVENKNKVLTRDQILDEVWGYNFYGETNVVDVYIRYLRSKIDYKFGTQLIHTLRGTGYILKDEHN from the coding sequence ATGGCAAAGATACTGATTATAGAAGACGACCCTCAAATCTCGCGGCTGGTTATGCTGGATCTGATACACGAGGGATACGAAGCGGAGTGTTCGGCGGACGGCAGGGAAGGGCTGGAAAAGGCCCAGCTTGGCGATTACGATTTGATTATTTTGGATATTATGCTGCCGTCGCTAAACGGGCTGGAAGTATTAAGAAGGCTAAGAATGACCAAAAACACGCCCGTTATTATGCTGACGGCGCGCGACCAAACCATAGACAAGGTTATGGGCCTTGACATGGGCGCCGACGACTATATGACCAAGCCTTTCGCTATAGAAGAGCTTTTGGCGCGGATAAGAACTATCCTAAAGCGCCATGCAAACCACGGCCAAGAAATAGACTCCCAAGACGAGCGCAGGGTGGGAAAATTGGTCATTAACCTGAACAAGCACTCGGTTACATACGACAACAAGCCCGTGGAGCTTACCCGAAAAGAATACGACCTTTTGCTGTATTTGGTTGAAAACAAAAACAAAGTGCTGACGCGCGACCAAATTTTGGACGAGGTCTGGGGATATAACTTTTACGGCGAAACAAACGTGGTTGACGTGTATATAAGATATTTGAGAAGCAAAATTGATTATAAATTCGGAACGCAGCTTATCCATACTTTAAGAGGCACGGGCTATATACTGAAAGACGAACACAATTAA